In the Chryseobacterium sp. MYb264 genome, one interval contains:
- a CDS encoding SusC/RagA family TonB-linked outer membrane protein, with the protein MSFEKIAESGFRVRNKLAVLFLFSSAVVFAQQGKEVSGKITNDKQAPIPNVTVKEEGTENTVTTDAEGKFIITLLKDQSSLSVENEGFQSRTIAVDNRSFIAIPLKEERTKTIEQVVLVGYGSVKKSDLTGSVNTLSSDKIVERNTTSPLEAIQGSMPGVQITSNSGRVGDSFKMTIRGNNSLISSGNPLYVVDGVPTDNIDFLNPQDIARMDVLKDASSAAIYGSRGASGVVLVTTKNGATAKGGINVSLETSYGVRTAARLPKMMTGAEWWNFHQAAYLSASPNTQTPAQLATLAGNQSPLLVQRANNGYNFDWYDAVLQPGTMQNHYVNISGRSDGGLGYNLSFGIQGNEGLIANDSNDKYTFKLGINHKINSKFTTGANITVARTITEYGSDTAMRSAFSFSPLISPYAIDANGNDIPGQLFLLPGKLTYPNGAWAINKTSTINPLLEIANSRQTERTWQTLGNLFFQYQPMKWLSFKTTFAAGFSTTSLGISNTADTNIGIALNKQNSASLSNSENFNYTWDNQIDLKHTFKDVHDVSLLLLQSIYSNEDQYSFGYSHGLPFSTGYYNLGSGLQSSYQLQARPYMKRTLNSFAARLNYGFKDKYLLTASTRWDGSSVLAEGNKWTAFPSLALGWKINKESFLENVKSISDLKLRASIGYTGNDNVAPYQSLALLDQQTFYANGSQIVSGFQSEVFANPLLTWEKTRELNFGLDFGFLRNRITGTVDVYDRLSENLIYKQQLPAEMGVKYTYANVGSVSNKGVEVLLTTKNIKSELINWETTFTFTKNVNKLESIYNQDQVSDRGNNLILGSSLNPNFNYVYDGVWQESEAAQAAAYGMAPGQARPKDINGDGKFDANDRTTIGSSVPKWQGSFYSRFTIGKFDFNFSIITSQGQTVLSTFHQNFADVSDRGRQKMAMDYFVPTNSAGLASNANTTNPRPGPVATGAGAFWSTGFGYYREVSFTKVKNISLGYTFDSDFLKKVKMSSLRVYVNVLDPFVFTNFDGYDPEWAAANMGVNRPAAITTQLGLSAKF; encoded by the coding sequence ATGTCATTTGAAAAAATAGCGGAATCCGGCTTTCGGGTTCGTAACAAGCTTGCTGTTTTGTTTCTGTTTTCCTCTGCAGTAGTTTTTGCGCAGCAGGGTAAAGAGGTTAGCGGAAAGATCACAAACGACAAACAGGCTCCTATTCCTAATGTAACGGTAAAGGAAGAAGGTACAGAAAACACCGTTACAACCGATGCTGAAGGAAAATTTATCATTACACTATTAAAAGATCAGTCTTCACTTTCTGTAGAAAATGAAGGTTTTCAGTCGCGAACAATTGCAGTAGATAATCGCTCTTTTATTGCGATTCCGTTAAAGGAAGAAAGAACAAAAACCATTGAACAGGTGGTCTTAGTAGGTTATGGAAGTGTAAAAAAATCTGACCTTACAGGTTCTGTGAATACTTTGAGCTCTGATAAAATCGTGGAAAGAAATACGACCAGTCCGCTTGAAGCCATTCAGGGAAGTATGCCCGGAGTTCAGATTACGTCTAATTCCGGAAGGGTTGGTGATAGTTTCAAAATGACGATCCGTGGGAATAATTCTTTGATCTCTTCAGGAAATCCTTTGTATGTTGTGGATGGCGTTCCAACTGATAATATCGATTTTCTGAACCCTCAGGATATTGCCCGAATGGATGTATTGAAGGATGCGTCTTCCGCTGCTATTTACGGTTCCCGAGGAGCCAGCGGTGTAGTTTTGGTGACTACGAAAAACGGGGCAACAGCCAAGGGAGGAATCAATGTTTCATTGGAAACTTCTTATGGGGTAAGAACGGCAGCCCGTTTGCCTAAGATGATGACCGGAGCAGAATGGTGGAATTTTCATCAGGCTGCTTATCTGAGCGCATCACCTAATACCCAAACTCCCGCACAATTGGCAACTTTGGCAGGAAATCAGAGTCCGCTTCTGGTACAAAGAGCCAATAACGGCTATAATTTTGACTGGTATGATGCGGTATTGCAACCGGGTACCATGCAGAATCATTATGTGAATATTTCCGGAAGATCCGATGGGGGATTGGGATACAATTTATCCTTTGGTATTCAGGGAAATGAAGGTTTGATCGCCAACGATTCTAATGATAAATATACTTTTAAGCTGGGAATCAACCATAAAATTAATTCTAAATTTACCACAGGGGCCAATATTACCGTAGCAAGAACCATTACCGAATACGGAAGTGATACAGCCATGCGTTCTGCTTTCAGTTTCAGTCCGCTTATTTCTCCTTATGCAATCGATGCCAACGGAAATGATATTCCGGGACAATTATTCTTACTTCCTGGAAAACTGACCTATCCTAACGGAGCTTGGGCCATCAATAAAACCAGTACGATTAATCCTTTGCTGGAAATTGCCAACTCGAGACAAACGGAAAGAACCTGGCAGACGTTAGGAAATTTATTTTTCCAGTATCAGCCGATGAAATGGTTATCATTTAAAACTACTTTTGCCGCAGGATTTTCCACTACCAGCTTAGGAATATCAAATACGGCTGACACCAATATTGGAATTGCTCTGAATAAACAAAACTCTGCTTCTCTAAGCAATTCCGAAAACTTTAATTATACCTGGGATAACCAGATTGACCTAAAGCATACTTTTAAAGATGTACATGATGTAAGTTTATTATTACTGCAAAGTATTTACTCTAACGAAGATCAGTATTCATTTGGATATTCACACGGGTTACCATTTAGTACGGGATACTATAATTTAGGTTCCGGGCTTCAGTCGAGCTATCAGCTTCAGGCTCGACCCTATATGAAAAGAACCCTGAATTCTTTTGCGGCAAGATTAAACTACGGTTTTAAAGACAAATATTTATTAACAGCCTCCACAAGATGGGACGGTTCATCAGTACTTGCAGAAGGAAATAAATGGACAGCGTTCCCTTCTCTGGCATTAGGATGGAAAATCAATAAAGAATCTTTTCTTGAAAATGTAAAATCCATTTCTGATTTAAAGTTAAGAGCCAGCATTGGATACACAGGAAATGACAATGTAGCTCCCTACCAATCACTAGCATTATTAGATCAACAAACTTTTTATGCGAATGGAAGTCAGATTGTTTCAGGATTTCAGTCTGAAGTATTTGCCAACCCATTATTAACCTGGGAAAAGACACGTGAGCTCAACTTCGGATTGGATTTCGGATTTTTAAGAAACCGAATTACCGGTACGGTGGATGTTTACGATCGTCTTTCCGAAAACCTTATTTACAAGCAGCAATTACCTGCTGAAATGGGGGTAAAATATACGTATGCCAATGTAGGATCGGTAAGTAACAAAGGGGTTGAAGTCCTTTTAACTACCAAAAATATAAAAAGTGAACTCATCAATTGGGAAACCACTTTTACCTTTACTAAAAATGTCAACAAACTTGAATCCATCTACAATCAGGATCAGGTGAGTGATAGAGGGAATAATCTTATTTTGGGATCTAGTTTAAATCCTAATTTCAACTATGTGTACGATGGTGTTTGGCAGGAAAGTGAAGCAGCACAGGCAGCGGCCTACGGAATGGCTCCGGGACAGGCAAGACCTAAGGATATCAATGGGGACGGGAAATTTGATGCTAATGACAGAACCACCATCGGAAGCTCGGTTCCTAAATGGCAGGGAAGTTTCTATTCGAGATTTACGATAGGAAAATTTGATTTTAATTTTTCAATCATTACCAGTCAGGGACAAACGGTTTTAAGTACTTTCCACCAGAATTTTGCTGATGTTTCAGATCGAGGGCGCCAAAAGATGGCCATGGACTATTTTGTCCCGACCAACAGTGCCGGATTGGCTTCCAACGCGAATACTACCAACCCTAGACCTGGACCTGTAGCGACAGGAGCAGGGGCATTTTGGTCAACAGGATTTGGATATTACCGAGAAGTCTCTTTTACAAAAGTTAAAAATATCTCTTTGGGATATACTTTTGATTCCGACTTTCTGAAAAAGGTAAAAATGAGCAGCTTAAGAGTTTATGTAAACGTTCTCGATCCTTTTGTATTCACCAACTTTGATGGATACGATCCGGAATGGGCAGCTGCCAACATGGGCGTTAACAGACCTGCAGCCATAACGACACAATTGGGATTAAGCGCAAAATTTTAA
- a CDS encoding RagB/SusD family nutrient uptake outer membrane protein: MKKIIVTLLVASSIFNSCSDYLEEESLSYVPADGTYQTAAGFQMLVNANYAWLKGIYGGDPWLFVAGTDMYAEGRTPEPAGLSQYTQLIPASEGVDQLYTSCYQLIQSVNKTVYYSSITEQASNVPTLVAEARFLRANAYFLLVQTYGGVPIVEENFTLPTLQFNRNSAEEVYTYIIKELEASLAAVGSTAYATSGKVNKKAVNDLLAKVYLTRGYESFGASTDFATAATYADAAISGQGLTVEPSKLFYPGNELNAETIFSVQYDFNSTTTSPTTLGNKQFYYFSSYLGGAETNGSAPLRSYNLCPTAYALNLFKQGDLRWEATFMDVVYEKYYDYFRVADKSDLKIKHFYEPMWYTAADKTAWMTANTSKLATGFIYHDKGTYDAAYTLVKNLDYQTIPVKKFDDPATTTPASTGPVSTRDIIISRLADTYLIAAEAYLKSGNSATGLARLNAVRARAGVADATPAEFNINYILDERGREMLGEYNRWFDLKRTGTLVSRAVQYNYKITSASNFSGNNGAQKILRPIPQTVLDLNQNKDFPQNPAY, encoded by the coding sequence ATGAAAAAAATAATAGTAACACTTCTTGTAGCCAGCTCGATCTTCAATTCATGCAGTGACTACCTGGAAGAAGAAAGTTTATCTTATGTTCCTGCAGATGGAACTTATCAGACTGCTGCAGGATTTCAGATGTTGGTAAATGCCAATTATGCATGGTTGAAAGGCATATATGGCGGAGATCCATGGCTTTTTGTAGCCGGAACCGATATGTATGCCGAAGGAAGAACCCCCGAACCGGCAGGTCTTAGCCAGTATACCCAGTTGATTCCCGCTTCAGAAGGAGTAGATCAACTGTATACATCGTGTTACCAGCTCATTCAGTCGGTCAACAAAACCGTATATTATTCCAGTATAACCGAGCAGGCTTCCAATGTTCCCACTTTGGTGGCAGAGGCGAGATTTTTGAGAGCCAACGCCTATTTTCTATTGGTTCAAACCTATGGCGGAGTTCCTATCGTTGAGGAGAATTTCACATTACCTACTTTACAGTTTAACAGAAATTCTGCAGAAGAAGTCTATACCTATATAATTAAAGAATTGGAAGCATCACTAGCTGCGGTTGGATCTACTGCCTATGCCACCAGCGGAAAAGTAAACAAGAAAGCGGTGAACGACCTTTTAGCAAAAGTATATTTGACAAGAGGATACGAAAGTTTCGGAGCCAGCACAGACTTTGCGACTGCGGCGACTTATGCGGATGCTGCCATTTCAGGACAAGGTCTTACGGTTGAACCTTCAAAGCTTTTTTATCCCGGAAATGAATTGAATGCAGAAACGATTTTCTCGGTGCAATATGATTTTAATTCAACCACTACCTCTCCTACTACACTCGGAAATAAGCAGTTTTACTATTTCAGTTCGTATTTAGGAGGTGCTGAAACCAACGGAAGTGCACCGTTGAGAAGTTATAACCTTTGTCCGACGGCTTACGCTTTAAACCTATTCAAGCAAGGTGATCTAAGATGGGAAGCCACTTTTATGGATGTTGTCTATGAAAAATATTACGACTATTTCAGGGTTGCTGATAAATCAGATCTGAAAATCAAGCATTTTTATGAGCCGATGTGGTACACTGCCGCTGACAAAACAGCATGGATGACAGCTAATACATCTAAACTCGCCACAGGATTTATTTACCATGATAAAGGAACCTATGATGCGGCTTATACTTTGGTTAAGAACTTAGATTACCAAACGATTCCTGTGAAGAAATTTGATGATCCGGCTACCACAACTCCGGCAAGTACAGGTCCTGTAAGTACGAGAGATATTATTATTTCCAGATTGGCAGATACTTATCTTATTGCAGCAGAAGCTTATTTAAAGTCTGGAAACTCGGCGACTGGATTAGCAAGATTAAATGCTGTAAGAGCAAGAGCTGGCGTTGCAGATGCGACTCCTGCAGAATTTAACATCAACTATATTCTGGATGAACGTGGCAGAGAAATGCTTGGAGAATACAACCGTTGGTTTGATTTGAAACGCACCGGAACTTTGGTTTCAAGAGCCGTTCAGTATAATTATAAAATTACCAGTGCATCAAATTTTAGCGGAAATAATGGTGCTCAGAAAATTTTGAGACCTATTCCTCAAACGGTATTAGATCTCAATCAAAATAAAGATTTCCCACAGAATCCTGCTTATTAA
- a CDS encoding CoA transferase subunit B, with product MLTKEQIAQRISREVKDGYYVNLGIGIPTLVANYVPDNLSVEFQSENGVLGMGPFPFEGEEDADIINAGKQTITILDGGSFFDSAFSFGMIRAQKVDLTILGAMEVSENGDIANWKIPGKMVKGMGGAMDLVASAENIIVAMMHVNKAGESKILKKCTLPLTGVNCVKRVVTELAVLDVTPAGFKLVERAPGVSVEHIIQSTEADLIIEGEIPEMQF from the coding sequence ATGTTAACTAAAGAACAAATTGCACAAAGAATTTCCAGAGAAGTAAAAGACGGGTATTATGTAAATTTAGGAATCGGGATCCCTACATTGGTGGCCAACTACGTTCCGGACAATCTTTCCGTAGAATTTCAGAGTGAAAACGGAGTGTTGGGAATGGGACCTTTTCCTTTCGAAGGGGAAGAAGATGCAGATATCATCAATGCCGGAAAACAGACGATCACGATCCTGGATGGAGGTTCATTCTTCGATTCTGCCTTCAGTTTTGGGATGATCAGAGCTCAAAAAGTAGATTTAACAATACTTGGAGCGATGGAAGTTTCAGAAAACGGAGATATTGCCAACTGGAAAATTCCAGGTAAAATGGTAAAGGGAATGGGTGGCGCAATGGATTTGGTGGCTTCCGCAGAAAATATTATCGTTGCGATGATGCACGTGAACAAAGCGGGAGAAAGCAAGATTCTTAAAAAATGTACTCTACCTTTAACGGGTGTGAATTGTGTGAAAAGAGTAGTGACGGAATTAGCGGTTTTAGATGTTACGCCTGCCGGATTTAAGCTTGTTGAAAGAGCGCCGGGAGTTTCGGTGGAACATATCATTCAATCTACAGAAGCAGATCTGATCATCGAAGGAGAAATTCCTGAAATGCAGTTTTAA